Proteins co-encoded in one Opitutus terrae PB90-1 genomic window:
- a CDS encoding beta-ketoacyl-ACP synthase III has translation MANASTVILGTGAYAPARVLTNDELSRTVDTSDEWIRTRTGIRERRIAAPGEACSDMAVQAAQAALADAKVAPADIDLLIVATVTPDLPMPSAACVVQHKLGLRTDVACFDLNAACSGFLYSLDVGCAMLASGRYRHALVIGVERLSSVLDWSDRTTCVLFGDGAGAAVLGRSDQAGLGLLGTKLGSLGENTELLYMTHGSHGKGDAPEDVETNGHFIRMKGKEVFKLAVRVMDEAARDILEQQHVTADQIALVIPHQANMRIIEAISQYLELPMERFFVNVDRYGNTSAASIPIALDEARRSGRIKPGDLTLLVAFGAGLTYASALIRW, from the coding sequence ATGGCTAACGCCTCCACCGTGATTCTGGGCACGGGCGCCTATGCGCCGGCCCGGGTCCTCACCAACGATGAGCTTTCGCGGACGGTCGACACCTCCGACGAATGGATCCGCACGCGGACCGGGATTCGCGAACGCCGGATCGCGGCGCCGGGCGAGGCCTGTTCCGACATGGCCGTGCAAGCCGCGCAGGCGGCGCTCGCCGACGCGAAGGTGGCGCCGGCCGATATCGATCTCCTGATTGTCGCGACGGTCACGCCCGACCTGCCGATGCCGTCGGCCGCGTGCGTCGTCCAGCACAAGCTCGGGCTGCGCACCGACGTCGCTTGCTTCGACCTCAACGCGGCGTGCTCCGGCTTCCTCTACTCGCTCGACGTCGGTTGTGCGATGCTGGCGAGCGGTCGCTATCGCCACGCGCTCGTGATCGGCGTGGAGCGGCTCTCGTCCGTGCTCGACTGGTCCGACCGCACCACCTGCGTGCTGTTCGGCGACGGCGCCGGCGCCGCGGTGCTCGGACGCAGCGACCAGGCGGGCCTCGGCCTGCTCGGCACCAAGCTCGGTTCGCTCGGGGAGAACACCGAGTTGCTTTACATGACCCACGGCAGCCACGGGAAAGGCGATGCGCCGGAAGACGTCGAGACCAACGGCCACTTCATCCGGATGAAGGGCAAGGAGGTCTTCAAACTCGCGGTGCGCGTGATGGACGAAGCCGCGCGGGATATTCTGGAACAACAGCATGTCACGGCGGATCAGATTGCCCTCGTGATCCCGCATCAGGCGAACATGCGTATCATCGAGGCCATTTCCCAATATCTGGAGCTCCCGATGGAGCGGTTCTTCGTCAACGTGGACCGTTATGGCAACACCTCCGCGGCCTCCATTCCGATCGCCCTCGACGAGGCTCGTCGCAGCGGCCGGATCAAGCCGGGTGACCTCACTTTGCTCGTCGCGTTTGGGGCGGGCTTGACCTACGCAAGCGCGCTGATTCGCTGGTAA
- the lptE gene encoding LPS assembly lipoprotein LptE yields MSLRLPVLGLLAALLCCCGWAGCSHYQLGTRGQLTFATLYVEPAENTTLLPQARALLSTQVREALARDGRVTLVNSAEAADATLRLVIRDYHRDMASVQERDTGLARKFMLTLGVDCTLRDNRSGKDLFTNRRVTTQRDAFTDGGQLQSEYQALPLLAESLGQKIAHAVLDVW; encoded by the coding sequence ATGTCGCTGCGGCTTCCCGTCCTCGGTCTCCTGGCCGCCCTGCTCTGCTGCTGCGGGTGGGCCGGCTGCTCCCACTACCAGCTCGGCACGCGTGGTCAGCTCACGTTCGCCACGCTCTACGTCGAGCCCGCCGAAAACACCACGCTGCTCCCGCAGGCGCGTGCGTTGCTCAGCACCCAGGTCCGAGAGGCACTCGCGCGCGACGGTCGCGTCACGCTGGTCAACTCCGCGGAGGCCGCCGATGCGACGCTGCGTCTCGTGATTCGCGACTACCATCGCGACATGGCATCGGTGCAGGAGCGCGACACCGGACTGGCGCGGAAATTCATGCTCACGCTCGGCGTCGACTGCACGCTCCGTGACAACCGCTCGGGCAAGGATCTTTTCACCAACCGTCGCGTGACCACGCAGCGCGACGCGTTCACCGATGGCGGCCAGCTGCAATCCGAGTATCAGGCGCTCCCGCTGCTCGCCGAATCGCTCGGGCAGAAGATCGCCCACGCTGTGCTCGATGTCTGGTAA
- the rpmF gene encoding 50S ribosomal protein L32, which produces MANPKRKQSKRRSANRRAANAFIAPEFAKDPTDGSAFRPHRVNPKNGMYRGRQVLNVEV; this is translated from the coding sequence ATGGCCAATCCGAAACGCAAGCAGTCCAAACGCCGCAGCGCCAACCGCCGCGCCGCTAACGCTTTCATCGCTCCCGAGTTCGCCAAAGATCCGACCGATGGCAGTGCCTTCCGTCCGCACCGCGTGAATCCGAAGAATGGCATGTATCGCGGTCGCCAAGTGCTGAACGTCGAGGTCTGA
- the rpe gene encoding ribulose-phosphate 3-epimerase has translation MHPPILAPSLLAGDHAQLATSARIVEELGLPWLHLDIMDGHFVPNLSFGPATLTALRRHGIKAYFDTHLMLSQPARYIEPFAKAGANQISIHIEPTYDHADTLDRIHALGCQAGIVLNPDTPASAVEPLLARVDLVLVMTVQPGFGGQSFRAAMLPKIRQLDQWRSERALTFRLEVDGGIDLETARQCRAAGADTFVAGTSFFGAPDKPAFAAAFAQL, from the coding sequence ATGCACCCGCCGATCCTCGCCCCCTCCCTGCTTGCCGGCGATCACGCGCAGCTCGCCACCAGCGCGCGGATCGTCGAGGAACTCGGACTGCCTTGGCTGCACCTCGACATCATGGACGGCCATTTCGTGCCGAATCTGTCGTTCGGTCCGGCCACCCTCACGGCGCTTCGCCGGCACGGGATCAAGGCGTATTTCGACACGCACCTGATGCTCTCGCAGCCGGCGCGCTACATCGAGCCATTCGCCAAAGCCGGCGCGAACCAGATCAGCATTCACATCGAACCCACTTACGACCACGCCGACACGTTGGACCGCATCCATGCGCTCGGCTGCCAGGCGGGCATCGTGCTCAATCCTGACACTCCCGCCAGCGCGGTCGAGCCACTGCTCGCGCGCGTGGACCTGGTGCTGGTAATGACCGTGCAGCCCGGGTTCGGCGGGCAGTCGTTTCGCGCCGCGATGCTGCCGAAGATCCGGCAACTCGACCAGTGGCGGAGCGAGCGTGCGCTCACGTTTCGGCTCGAAGTCGACGGTGGCATCGATCTCGAAACGGCCCGGCAGTGTCGCGCCGCCGGCGCCGACACGTTTGTCGCCGGCACCTCCTTCTTCGGCGCACCCGACAAGCCCGCCTTCGCCGCCGCGTTCGCGCAGCTGTAG
- a CDS encoding undecaprenyl-diphosphate phosphatase — translation MRIRLLLLATVLVASAAAQPVLEKAAPPPAGPLAELSLADAAVLGAVEGITEYLPVSSTGHLIIAARALRVDSNLPLRRANGEVHWFVPPTAKHPDGVPLTLKLAADTYVVVIQFGAIAAVGMLYWRQLVAMLLGLLGRDPAGLRLLRNVLLAFLPAAIVGFLVHDWIDTHLFSLEAVIAAQVAGAGLILWAERYRRRRVATTARHPEFPTDLSMGAAFRIGLLQCVSLWPGTSRSMMTIIGGYLAGLDPRRSAEFSFLLGFVTLSAATVYKSLKTGEAMIMIFGWPHVLFGCVVAAITAALAVKFLVGWLSRHGMAIFAYYRLALAAGLGILAAVGWL, via the coding sequence GTGCGTATCCGTCTGCTCCTCCTCGCCACCGTCCTCGTTGCCTCCGCGGCGGCGCAGCCTGTTCTCGAAAAAGCCGCACCCCCGCCGGCCGGGCCGCTGGCTGAACTCTCGCTCGCCGATGCCGCCGTGCTCGGCGCGGTGGAGGGCATCACCGAATACCTGCCGGTCTCTTCGACCGGGCACCTGATCATCGCCGCGCGCGCGTTGCGCGTGGATTCGAACCTGCCGCTGCGCCGCGCCAACGGCGAAGTGCACTGGTTCGTGCCACCCACGGCAAAACACCCCGACGGCGTTCCGCTCACGCTGAAGCTCGCCGCCGACACCTACGTTGTGGTGATTCAGTTCGGTGCGATCGCTGCCGTCGGGATGCTCTACTGGCGACAACTCGTCGCGATGCTGCTCGGACTGCTCGGTCGTGATCCCGCCGGCCTGCGGCTGTTGCGCAATGTCCTGCTCGCTTTCCTGCCGGCGGCGATCGTGGGCTTTCTGGTGCACGACTGGATCGACACCCATCTTTTTTCGCTCGAGGCGGTGATCGCCGCTCAGGTGGCCGGCGCGGGACTGATTCTCTGGGCCGAACGCTACCGCCGTCGTCGCGTTGCCACCACGGCCCGCCATCCTGAGTTCCCGACCGATCTCTCGATGGGCGCCGCGTTCCGGATCGGGCTGCTCCAATGCGTCTCGCTCTGGCCGGGCACGAGTCGCTCGATGATGACGATCATCGGCGGCTATCTCGCCGGATTGGATCCCCGCCGGTCGGCCGAGTTCAGCTTCCTGCTCGGGTTTGTCACGCTCAGCGCCGCGACCGTCTATAAAAGCCTGAAAACCGGCGAGGCGATGATCATGATCTTTGGCTGGCCGCACGTCTTGTTCGGCTGCGTCGTGGCGGCGATCACCGCCGCGCTCGCCGTCAAGTTTCTGGTCGGCTGGCTCTCCCGCCACGGGATGGCGATCTTCGCCTACTACCGCCTCGCGCTGGCCGCCGGGCTCGGAATCCTCGCCGCCGTCGGCTGGTTGTAG
- the bamD gene encoding outer membrane protein assembly factor BamD: MPTTFARAFGALCLLFSLSCLLATAARADLVWNPNTGWRIEGGVLSEITGSDAHNALNLMNRARELEEDGSRGAAIRRYKKVAKRYPASIYASEALYRSGKLYLARRQYFRSFEAFMEVTTRYPNTKHFNDVIGEEYRIASALLDGARNRWWGWFPGFTNRSRAIDYFEIIVQTAPYSDYAPLALMNKARGHLRARETEEAIDALDRMINQYPQSLLAPDAYLKLAQTHALLVEGPNYDQGSTKEAITYYEDFLILFPNDPNVPTAAKGLDEMKQVLAESKIRIGDFYFYKRDNYTAARVFYNEAITSYPDSPVAQRARTKLAEVEAKASVKPGEAPRKKRFFFF; this comes from the coding sequence ATGCCCACCACCTTCGCTCGCGCATTCGGCGCTCTTTGCCTGCTCTTTTCGTTGTCTTGCCTGCTCGCGACTGCAGCGCGGGCCGATCTCGTGTGGAACCCCAACACGGGCTGGCGGATCGAGGGCGGCGTGCTGTCCGAGATCACCGGCAGCGACGCCCACAACGCGCTGAACCTGATGAATCGCGCGCGCGAGCTCGAGGAGGACGGCAGCCGTGGCGCCGCCATCCGGCGCTATAAGAAAGTGGCGAAGCGATACCCGGCGTCGATCTACGCCTCCGAAGCGCTCTACCGCTCGGGCAAGCTCTACCTGGCCCGCAGACAGTATTTCAGATCGTTCGAGGCCTTCATGGAGGTGACCACGCGTTACCCAAATACGAAGCACTTCAACGACGTCATCGGCGAGGAATACCGGATCGCCAGCGCGCTGCTCGACGGCGCTCGCAACCGCTGGTGGGGCTGGTTTCCCGGCTTCACCAACCGCAGCCGCGCGATCGATTACTTTGAGATCATTGTCCAGACGGCGCCCTACAGCGATTACGCGCCGCTCGCGCTGATGAACAAGGCCCGCGGTCACCTGCGCGCCCGCGAAACCGAGGAGGCGATCGACGCGCTGGACCGGATGATCAACCAGTATCCGCAAAGCCTGCTCGCACCCGACGCCTACCTGAAGCTCGCGCAGACCCACGCGCTGCTCGTCGAGGGACCCAACTACGACCAGGGCTCGACCAAGGAAGCGATCACCTATTACGAGGATTTCCTGATTCTCTTCCCCAACGATCCCAACGTGCCGACAGCAGCCAAGGGTCTCGACGAAATGAAGCAGGTGCTGGCCGAGAGCAAAATCCGGATCGGCGATTTCTATTTCTACAAGCGCGACAATTACACCGCCGCGCGCGTGTTCTACAACGAGGCGATCACGTCGTATCCCGACTCGCCGGTGGCGCAGCGCGCCCGGACAAAGCTCGCGGAAGTCGAGGCCAAGGCGTCGGTGAAGCCGGGCGAAGCGCCGCGCAAGAAGCGGTTTTTCTTCTTCTGA
- the plsX gene encoding phosphate acyltransferase PlsX: MGTTSGQTGRIAVDAMGGDLGPAEVVEAVRLALRQYPGLNPITLVGDRAVLEPLLARVRRRPEQLTIHHASEVVTMDDKPLMALKRKKDSSMVRAIELVKDGQASVVVSCGNTGALMAAGTLRLRTMEGVARPALAAVVPRQNGHFVLIDAGANPDAKPEHLVHNAILGSHYCRVMLGIARPRVGLMTIGTEEGKGNALITETNELLRRTTDLINYAGPIEGFHVFAEHVDVVVCDGFVGNIMIKSWESLVKFFSGMLREELQANPVRAVGALMSKGAFNALRERINPERYGGAPLLGLRGNILKAHGSSNRRAIKSAIHAASQIIRADMNQRIEADIARANDLLAVPVA; this comes from the coding sequence ATGGGCACCACATCCGGCCAAACCGGGCGTATCGCGGTCGATGCCATGGGCGGCGATCTCGGTCCGGCTGAGGTCGTTGAGGCTGTTCGCCTGGCTTTGCGCCAGTACCCGGGTTTAAACCCGATCACGCTCGTCGGCGATCGCGCCGTGCTCGAGCCGCTGCTCGCGCGCGTGCGCCGCCGGCCCGAGCAGCTGACCATCCATCACGCGTCCGAGGTCGTCACGATGGACGACAAGCCGCTGATGGCGCTGAAGCGCAAAAAGGATTCGTCCATGGTCCGGGCCATCGAGCTCGTGAAGGACGGTCAGGCGAGCGTCGTCGTCAGCTGCGGCAACACCGGCGCGCTGATGGCCGCCGGCACTTTGCGGCTCCGCACCATGGAGGGCGTCGCCCGCCCCGCCCTCGCCGCCGTCGTTCCGCGGCAGAATGGCCATTTTGTCCTGATCGATGCCGGCGCCAATCCGGACGCCAAGCCCGAGCACCTGGTCCACAACGCCATTCTCGGCAGTCACTATTGTCGCGTGATGCTGGGCATCGCCCGACCGCGCGTCGGGCTGATGACCATCGGCACCGAGGAGGGCAAGGGCAACGCGCTCATCACCGAGACCAACGAGCTGCTGCGCCGCACCACCGATTTGATCAACTACGCCGGCCCGATCGAGGGCTTCCACGTTTTTGCCGAACACGTCGACGTGGTCGTGTGCGACGGCTTCGTCGGCAACATCATGATCAAGAGCTGGGAGTCGCTCGTGAAGTTCTTCTCCGGCATGTTGCGCGAGGAGCTGCAGGCGAACCCGGTGCGCGCGGTCGGCGCGCTGATGTCCAAGGGCGCGTTCAATGCGCTGCGCGAGCGGATCAATCCCGAGCGCTACGGCGGAGCGCCGTTGCTTGGGCTCCGCGGCAACATTCTCAAAGCCCACGGCTCGTCGAATCGCCGCGCGATCAAGAGCGCGATTCACGCCGCCAGCCAAATCATTCGCGCTGACATGAACCAGCGCATCGAGGCCGACATCGCTCGCGCCAACGATCTTCTCGCCGTGCCGGTGGCCTGA